One segment of Triticum aestivum cultivar Chinese Spring chromosome 2A, IWGSC CS RefSeq v2.1, whole genome shotgun sequence DNA contains the following:
- the LOC100415824 gene encoding BTB/POZ and MATH domain-containing protein 2: MASNSTAAASHGQCLPKTSSRCLTPSVTATHDFEVTSYPLLHGIGVEKLVSSTVFSVGGFNWTISFFPDGVRHGSFGNASAFLNCLSPEKDVRARFTLNLLDKSGTQVTKFEEMKYTFTPKCVYQGYAQFIGKSWLKSWSDSNGSFIIRCVLTVIGEPRTEVKRSRVLVPGRSLQDQLEDMRKKGEGGDVTFSVCGNLFHAHRCLLAARSPVFKAELFGPMKEKAAQSIKVVDMEPPIFEALLHFVYTDSMPHDEHSKDWNTAKLQHLLVAADQYGLDGLVALCESKLCESIDVETVARTLVLAEQHHCKDLQEACVEFMAPQNVLQAVMETDGFKHLVASCPLLMKDILEKISLTD, from the coding sequence ATGGCCAGCAACTCCACCGCTGCAGCTAGCCATGGCCAGTGCCTGCCCAAGACCTCGTCGAGATGCCTGACGCCGAGCGTCACCGCGACGCACGATTTCGAGGTGACAAGCTACCCGCTGCTCCACGGCATCGGCGTCGAAAAGCTCGTCAGCTCGACGGTCTTCAGCGTCGGCGGCTTTAACTGGACGATCAGCTTCTTCCCGGACGGCGTGAGACATGGCAGTTTCGGCAACGCTTCGGCGTTCTTGAACTGTCTTAGCCCAGAAAAGGATGTCAGAGCAAGGTTCACCTTGAACTTGCTGGACAAAAGTGGAACACAGGTCACCAAGTTTGAGGAGATGAAGTATACCTTCACTCCGAAATGCGTTTATCAGGGCTATGCTCAGTTCATCGGGAAATCGTGGCTGAAATCATGGTCTGACAGCAATGGGAGCTTCATTATACGGTGTGTTCTCACCGTGATCGGAGAACCCCGCACTGAGGTCAAGAGGAGCCGTGTTCTTGTGCCGGGGCGGAGTCTGCAAGACCAGCTGGAAGACATGCGTAAGAAGGGAGAAGGAGGAGATGTGACCTTCAGTGTGTGTGGCAACCTGTTCCATGCTCACAGATGTTTGCTGGCTGCAAGATCTCCGGTTTTCAAGGCAGAATTGTTTGGTCCCATGAAGGAGAAGGCAGCACAGAGCATCAAGGTTGTCGACATGGAGCCCCCAATCTTCGAGGCGCTTCTTCACTTTGTGTACACGGATTCCATGCCTCATGATGAACACTCCAAAGATTGGAACACGGCAAAGCTTCAGCACTTGCTAGTTGCTGCGGATCAGTATGGACTAGATGGGTTAGTGGCGCTTTGTGAAAGCAAGCTCTGTGAGAGCATTGACGTCGAGACTGTTGCAAGAACATTGGTTTTAGCAGAGCAGCACCATTGCAAGGATCTCCAAGAAGCTTGTGTTGAGTTCATGGCTCCACAGAATGTTCTACAAGCTGTTATGGAAACTGATGGATTTAAGCATTTGGTTGCGAGCTGTCCTCTGCTCATGAAGGACATATTGGAAAAAATTTCTCTTACTGACTAG